From the Saccharomyces paradoxus chromosome XIV, complete sequence genome, one window contains:
- the SMM1 gene encoding tRNA-dihydrouridine(20) synthase (NAD(+)) (Dihydrouridine synthase~similar to YNR015W), whose product MVTYAGKLVLAPMVRAGELPTRLMALAHGADLVWSPEIIDKKLIQCIRKENTALQTIDYVVPQKVQTRPETLVFRTYPKLESSKLIFQIGSASPALATQAALKVINDVSGIDINAGCPKHFSIHSGMGSALLRTPDTLCLILKELVKNVGNPYSKPISVKIRLLDTKQDTLQLVKRLCATGITNLTVHCRKTEMRNREQPITDYIAEIYEICRANNVSLIVNGAIRDRSHFHDLQTNHWKNANIGGMIAECAERDPTVFDHTAKPSEDSLHWVVACREFIQWATKFDNHVGNTKYMLSRIVPGKSVFFQYFARCKSPEEVSFVLKELKDDGSAQTDPSEYLENCRAQEKALKNANAIAKQKRKLADHAGGDAKKQKVVPLPADI is encoded by the coding sequence ATGGTTACGTATGCTGGGAAACTGGTCCTAGCTCCGATGGTAAGAGCTGGCGAACTACCCACGAGACTGATGGCACTGGCCCACGGCGCAGATCTCGTCTGGTCCCCAGAAATCATCGATAAAAAGCTAATCCAGTGCAttaggaaagaaaatactgCACTGCAAACGATTGACTACGTCGTGCCACAAAAGGTTCAGACCAGGCCGGAAACGCTCGTTTTCAGAACATATCCGAAACTGGAATCCTCCAagttaatttttcagatcGGATCTGCATCCCCGGCTCTGGCCACCCAGGCTGCTTTGAAAGTGATCAACGACGTCAGCGGGATAGATATCAATGCAGGCTGCCCCAAACATTTCTCTATACACTCCGGCATGGGCTCTGCCCTCTTGCGCACCCCAGACACACTATGTCTCATCTTGAAAGAACTGGTCAAGAACGTGGGTAACCCCTACAGCAAACCCATCAGCGTGAAAATAAGACTCTTGGACACTAAGCAAGACACTTTACAACTCGTCAAACGTCTCTGTGCCACGGGCATCACAAATCTCACGGTTCACTGCAGGAAAACAGAAATGAGAAACAGAGAGCAGCCCATCACGGATTACATTGCGGAGATTTACGAGATATGCCGGGCGAATAACGTATCGTTAATTGTGAACGGCGCTATACGCGACCGCTCTCATTTTCACGACCTACAAACCAACCATTGGAAAAACGCCAATATTGGTGGCATGATTGCAGAGTGTGCTGAACGAGACCCTACCGTTTTTGACCACACCGCTAAGCCCTCAGAAGATAGCCTGCATTGGGTCGTTGCTTGTCGCGAGTTCATTCAATGGGCAACCAAGTTTGACAACCACGTTGGCAATACAAAGTATATGTTGAGCAGAATTGTCCCCGGAAAATCAGTCTTCTTTCAGTACTTTGCCCGCTGCAAAAGCCCGGAAGAAGTTAGTTTCGTGCTAAAGGAATTGAAAGATGACGGAAGCGCCCAGACAGATCCTTCAGAGTACTTGGAAAACTGCAGAGCCCAAGAGAAAGCTTTAAAAAACGCCAACGCTATCGCCAAGCAAAAGAGGAAACTGGCCGATCATGCGGGCGGTGACGctaaaaagcaaaaggtTGTACCACTTCCTGCagatatataa
- a CDS encoding uncharacterized protein (similar to YNR014W) — MTSTDIKPCAVNIPVSAHITFHYKSTTDRSRSSSSSCCSSATSNTSSPRGSSAGLPPALSTDNEIIETVLNVSAPVVADPTPPSLFKNNYTAASCLTSDPTSPPALPSSRRNSVLPASDFHQCAHHKNFQRRASEPQLPSFDNRSSSEMKRSISCAQHSMMFPISDQREPQTPAYPNSHSDPSCPCNRHHHRRNSVAVKFDKPLYKRLEP; from the coding sequence ATGACCTCCACAGATATCAAGCCTTGTGCCGTAAACATCCCCGTTTCCGCTCACATCACCTTCCACTACAAGTCGACCACGGACAGAAGCAGgagcagcagcagcagctgCTGCTCATCTGCTACCTCCAACACTAGCTCTCCCAGAGGCAGCTCCGCCGGCTTACCACCCGCTTTATCAACTGACAACGAAATCATTGAGACCGTACTTAACGTTTCCGCGCCCGTTGTGGCAGACCCTACGCCGCCCTCATTATTTAAGAACAACTACACTGCCGCCTCGTGCTTGACTTCTGATCCAACCTCGCCACCGGCGCTGCCCTCTTCTAGGCGCAACTCTGTGTTACCAGCAAGCGACTTCCACCAGTGCGCGCATCACaaaaactttcaaagaagGGCCAGTGAACCACAGCTGCCTTCTTTCGATAACCGCTCGTCGTCCGAGATGAAAAGGTCCATCTCGTGCGCCCAGCACAGCATGATGTTCCCCATCAGTGACCAACGGGAGCCGCAAACACCTGCATATCCAAACAGCCACTCAGACCCGTCTTGCCCTTGCAACAGACACCACCACAGAAGGAACTCTGTCGCCGTCAAATTTGACAAACCATTATATAAAAGACTAGAGCCATAA